One Dokdonia sp. Dokd-P16 genomic window carries:
- the ricT gene encoding regulatory iron-sulfur-containing complex subunit RicT produces MACGSCGTGEDGSPKGCKNNGTCGTDGCNKLTVFDWLSNMSLPDGQEAFNYVEVRFKNGRKDYYKNEEKVTLSIGDIVATQAESGHDIGMVTLTGELVRVQMKRKKVRQDTPETLKIYRKASQRDIDIWTTAREKEESMKVRARQIAIRLDLQMKISDIEFQGDGSKATFYYTAEDRVDFRQLIKEFAQDFRTRIEMRQIGLRQEAARLGGIGSCGRELCCSTWLTDFRSVTTSAARYQQLSLNPQKLAGQCGKLKCCLNYELDAYMDALKSFPKSETKLYTQKGTAVCQKIDIFQGHLWYAYEGEWMNWHKLTTDHANEIIAANKKKEPVASLEEFAAELIQETVIDFGNVVGQDSLTRFDKPKTTNKRRNNRKRKPAGNGNKPQGDRPKAKDRTPRKPNQDGAKGPRPVAKKGPKPQAKGPRPEGKGPRPEGKGPRPKSRGPKPQAKGGTPKDGTSQKPIQEGQKAGGSKPANKNKRRPQKPKPNA; encoded by the coding sequence ATGGCATGTGGCAGTTGTGGCACAGGTGAAGACGGATCTCCTAAAGGTTGTAAAAACAATGGAACCTGCGGAACCGACGGATGTAATAAACTTACAGTCTTTGACTGGCTTTCTAATATGTCCCTTCCTGATGGACAAGAAGCTTTTAACTACGTAGAAGTACGTTTTAAAAACGGACGTAAAGATTACTATAAAAACGAAGAAAAAGTTACCCTAAGTATAGGTGATATTGTAGCGACTCAAGCAGAGTCTGGCCACGATATTGGAATGGTAACCCTTACTGGTGAGCTTGTGCGAGTGCAAATGAAGCGCAAGAAAGTAAGGCAAGACACTCCAGAAACGCTTAAGATTTATCGCAAGGCATCACAAAGAGATATAGATATCTGGACTACGGCGCGTGAGAAAGAAGAAAGTATGAAGGTGCGTGCTAGACAGATAGCAATACGTCTAGATCTCCAAATGAAAATATCAGATATTGAGTTTCAAGGAGACGGTTCTAAAGCGACATTTTATTATACGGCAGAAGATCGTGTAGATTTTCGCCAACTCATAAAAGAATTTGCTCAAGATTTTCGTACCCGTATTGAGATGAGACAGATAGGTCTGCGTCAGGAAGCGGCACGTCTAGGTGGTATAGGTTCTTGTGGTCGTGAGCTATGTTGTTCTACATGGTTAACAGATTTTAGATCTGTGACTACGAGCGCTGCTAGATACCAGCAGTTATCACTTAACCCGCAAAAGCTTGCTGGACAATGTGGTAAATTAAAATGCTGTCTTAATTATGAGCTAGATGCTTATATGGATGCGCTCAAAAGTTTTCCAAAAAGTGAGACTAAACTATACACTCAAAAAGGAACTGCAGTTTGCCAGAAAATTGACATTTTTCAAGGGCACTTGTGGTATGCTTACGAGGGAGAATGGATGAACTGGCATAAGCTTACGACAGATCATGCAAATGAAATTATAGCTGCAAATAAGAAGAAAGAGCCGGTTGCAAGCCTAGAAGAATTTGCTGCCGAACTTATTCAGGAGACGGTAATAGACTTCGGTAATGTGGTAGGTCAAGATAGTCTTACTCGTTTTGACAAGCCTAAAACTACAAACAAGCGTCGCAATAATCGCAAAAGAAAACCTGCAGGTAACGGCAATAAGCCTCAAGGAGATAGACCAAAAGCTAAGGATAGAACTCCGAGAAAACCTAATCAAGATGGAGCAAAAGGGCCAAGACCTGTAGCAAAGAAAGGACCAAAACCTCAAGCAAAGGGACCTAGACCAGAAGGCAAAGGCCCAAGACCGGAGGGTAAAGGACCTAGACCTAAAAGCAGAGGGCCAAAGCCGCAAGCTAAGGGAGGAACACCTAAAGATGGAACTAGCCAAAAGCCAATTCAAGAAGGTCAAAAAGCTGGAGGATCAAAGCCTGCAAATAAAAATAAAAGGCGTCCTCAAAAACCAAAACCTAATGCGTAA
- a CDS encoding gliding motility lipoprotein GldH, which translates to MRNVLLLILIILCVSCDSKQVYHSYTSLGSSWNINEPVVLEVNELDSVPLYNAFITVRNNNQYPYSNLFLITEMQFPQGRTYTDTLEYEMANPDGTWMGTGFGDIKESKLLYREGVRFRESGTYTFTIEHAVRKNGNIAGDAYLEGITEVGLRIEKQE; encoded by the coding sequence ATGCGTAACGTATTACTATTGATACTCATTATTTTATGTGTTTCATGTGATTCAAAACAAGTGTATCATTCATACACGTCGTTAGGTAGCTCATGGAATATTAATGAACCTGTGGTGTTAGAAGTAAACGAGCTGGATAGTGTACCATTGTATAATGCATTCATTACCGTTCGTAATAACAATCAATACCCATACAGTAATCTTTTTTTGATTACAGAGATGCAATTTCCGCAAGGTCGTACGTATACCGATACCCTCGAGTATGAAATGGCAAATCCAGACGGAACGTGGATGGGTACTGGTTTTGGAGATATTAAAGAAAGTAAATTGTTGTATAGAGAAGGAGTACGCTTTCGCGAAAGCGGAACCTACACCTTTACTATAGAGCACGCAGTAAGAAAAAACGGAAACATCGCTGGAGATGCCTATCTAGAAGGAATTACCGAAGTAGGATTACGTATTGAAAAGCAAGAATAA
- a CDS encoding penicillin-binding protein 1A codes for MAKQTPPKKAPKKSEGDYSKYISWFWRLFAGGVTLAVLLFLLASWNVFGTLPTFEELENPESNLATKIISVDGKQLGTYYNENRTPIKYDQLPQNLVDALVATEDERYYEHSGIDFRGTARAMAYLGKNGGASTVTQQLSKLLFSNPPSSTLERLLQKAKEYVIATRLERQYTKQEIIAMYLNKFDFLFNAIGISSAARIYFNKDVKDLDLHESAVFVAMLKNPRQYNPYREISKEKSLRRRNQVFKQMEVNGMITTAEKDSLTALPMEIKFTPEGHADGTATYFRENLKKFMASWIKENPKGEDAEGNTTYYNIYRDGLTITTTIDSRMQKMAEDAVAAHMPRLQAEFDRQNEKNKTAPFRDIEEEDVERIFNNAIKSSSRWRKLKAQGKTDAAIRKSFDVKTDMTIFTWAGDVDTLMTPRDSIRYYKKFLRTGMMSMVPQTGEVRAWVGGINMNHFQYDHVQLGKRQVGSTFKPFLYATAVDQLKISPCDTLPNTIHCIAAGSHGNTKQWCPENSGGEMGGMITLKKALAESVNTVSARLIDKVGPQPVLDLVSKLGIDTKDIPVVPSIALGTADLSVYEMVSAYGAFANQGVYVKPQIVSTIQDKNGTILYQHVPETRDVLSAESAYVTLQLMEGVTRSGSGARLRHTWRKDAIYRNAVTGYPYGFDNAIAGKTGTTQNQSDGWFMGIVPNLVTGVWVGGDDRAVHFPGIGYGQGATMALPIWGMYMKEVYKNEDLEISKSEFSKPDNLTITTNCDDYKSSGVSDELPDELDF; via the coding sequence ATGGCAAAACAAACACCTCCAAAAAAAGCTCCAAAAAAAAGCGAAGGAGATTACAGTAAATATATTTCTTGGTTTTGGCGACTATTTGCAGGAGGAGTCACACTGGCAGTACTATTGTTTTTACTAGCGAGTTGGAATGTTTTTGGAACACTCCCCACCTTTGAAGAACTTGAAAACCCAGAAAGCAACCTTGCTACAAAAATCATCTCTGTAGATGGAAAGCAGCTAGGTACTTATTATAATGAAAATAGGACTCCTATTAAATATGATCAATTACCACAAAACCTTGTCGATGCACTAGTCGCAACGGAAGATGAGCGTTATTATGAGCACTCTGGTATAGACTTTAGAGGTACGGCCAGAGCGATGGCTTATCTAGGTAAAAACGGTGGTGCAAGTACAGTAACACAACAGCTTTCTAAGTTGTTATTTTCAAATCCTCCTAGCTCTACGCTAGAGCGTCTTCTGCAGAAGGCAAAAGAGTATGTAATTGCAACAAGGCTAGAACGCCAGTATACAAAGCAAGAAATCATTGCGATGTATCTCAATAAATTTGACTTTCTCTTTAATGCTATTGGTATAAGTTCTGCCGCTCGTATTTACTTTAATAAAGATGTAAAAGATCTTGATTTGCATGAAAGCGCTGTTTTTGTAGCAATGCTTAAGAATCCAAGACAGTATAATCCGTACCGTGAGATATCTAAGGAGAAATCACTAAGAAGGCGCAATCAAGTCTTCAAGCAGATGGAAGTAAACGGAATGATCACTACTGCCGAAAAAGATTCCCTCACAGCATTACCTATGGAAATAAAGTTTACTCCAGAAGGACATGCAGATGGAACGGCAACGTACTTTAGAGAAAACCTTAAGAAATTCATGGCTTCATGGATTAAAGAGAATCCTAAAGGAGAAGATGCAGAGGGTAATACCACGTATTATAATATCTACCGTGACGGCCTTACAATAACGACGACTATTGATTCTCGTATGCAGAAAATGGCAGAAGATGCTGTTGCTGCTCACATGCCAAGGTTGCAAGCCGAGTTTGATAGACAAAACGAGAAAAATAAAACAGCTCCTTTTAGAGATATCGAAGAGGAGGATGTGGAGCGCATTTTTAACAATGCTATAAAAAGCTCATCTCGCTGGCGCAAACTCAAAGCGCAAGGAAAAACAGATGCTGCTATTAGAAAATCATTTGATGTAAAAACAGATATGACCATTTTTACATGGGCAGGAGATGTAGATACATTAATGACTCCGCGTGATTCAATACGTTATTACAAGAAATTCTTACGCACAGGGATGATGTCTATGGTACCTCAAACTGGAGAAGTGCGCGCATGGGTAGGTGGTATTAACATGAACCACTTTCAATATGATCACGTACAATTAGGAAAGCGCCAGGTAGGATCTACCTTTAAGCCTTTCTTATATGCAACAGCCGTAGATCAGCTTAAGATATCTCCTTGTGATACCTTGCCTAATACTATTCACTGTATTGCAGCAGGTAGTCATGGAAATACAAAGCAGTGGTGTCCAGAAAACTCAGGAGGAGAAATGGGTGGCATGATTACTTTGAAAAAAGCACTCGCTGAATCCGTGAATACGGTGTCAGCTAGACTTATAGATAAAGTAGGGCCACAGCCTGTATTAGACTTAGTAAGCAAGCTAGGTATAGATACGAAGGATATTCCAGTAGTACCTTCTATCGCGCTGGGGACAGCAGATTTAAGTGTGTATGAGATGGTATCTGCTTACGGAGCTTTTGCAAATCAAGGGGTGTATGTAAAACCACAGATTGTAAGTACCATACAAGATAAAAATGGAACTATTTTATACCAACATGTTCCAGAAACTAGGGATGTATTAAGTGCAGAGAGTGCTTATGTGACCTTGCAGTTAATGGAAGGAGTTACAAGGTCAGGTTCTGGAGCAAGATTACGTCACACATGGCGTAAAGATGCAATTTATCGCAATGCCGTAACGGGTTATCCATACGGGTTTGATAATGCAATAGCTGGTAAAACGGGTACTACACAAAATCAAAGTGATGGATGGTTTATGGGTATTGTACCTAATCTTGTGACTGGAGTTTGGGTAGGTGGTGATGATCGCGCAGTTCACTTCCCAGGCATAGGTTATGGTCAGGGAGCAACAATGGCATTACCTATCTGGGGAATGTATATGAAAGAAGTATACAAAAATGAGGATCTAGAGATTTCTAAAAGCGAATTTTCAAAACCTGATAACTTAACAATCACAACTAATTGTGATGATTATAAGAGTTCTGGTGTAAGCGACGAGCTGCCTGATGAGCTAGATTTTTAA
- a CDS encoding rhodanese-related sulfurtransferase encodes MQLYNKLSAKERAQLIEEAGEERLTLSFYQYHKIGNPELFRNHLFVAWDEMEALGRIYVANEGINAQMSVPAKKFTTFKAFLDGINFLENVRLNIAREQDDKSFLKLKVKVRNKIVADGLVDETFDVTNKGVHVDASTFNELIEDENTVLVDMRNHYESEIGHFKNAVTPDVDTFRDSLDIIEEDLKDHKEDKKLVMYCTGGIRCEKASAYFKHKGFKNVFQLEGGIIEYARQVEAEKLDNKFKGKNFVFDHRRGERISDDVISNCHQCGTPCDEHVNCANEACHLLFIQCEECAKANENCCSTECAEINALPYEEQKKLRSGKGNSNKIFKKGRSEKLAFKK; translated from the coding sequence ATGCAACTGTACAACAAATTAAGCGCAAAAGAGAGAGCACAACTTATAGAAGAGGCGGGAGAAGAACGCCTTACACTCTCTTTTTACCAGTATCATAAGATTGGAAACCCAGAACTTTTCAGAAACCACCTTTTTGTGGCTTGGGATGAGATGGAAGCCCTGGGACGTATTTATGTGGCAAACGAGGGAATAAATGCCCAGATGTCTGTTCCAGCCAAAAAATTCACAACATTTAAAGCCTTTCTTGACGGAATAAACTTCCTAGAGAATGTACGCCTCAATATTGCGAGAGAGCAAGACGATAAGTCGTTCTTAAAACTCAAAGTAAAAGTGCGTAATAAGATTGTTGCAGATGGACTAGTAGATGAAACTTTTGATGTAACAAACAAAGGAGTTCACGTAGACGCTTCTACTTTTAATGAACTGATAGAAGACGAGAATACAGTACTCGTTGATATGCGTAATCACTATGAGAGTGAAATAGGGCATTTTAAAAATGCAGTCACTCCAGATGTAGATACCTTTAGAGATAGTCTTGATATTATTGAAGAGGATCTAAAAGATCATAAGGAAGATAAAAAACTTGTGATGTACTGTACGGGTGGAATACGTTGTGAGAAGGCAAGTGCTTATTTTAAGCACAAGGGTTTTAAAAATGTTTTCCAGCTAGAAGGAGGAATCATTGAGTATGCTCGCCAGGTAGAAGCAGAGAAGCTTGATAACAAGTTCAAGGGTAAGAATTTTGTGTTTGATCACCGTCGTGGAGAGCGTATCTCAGACGATGTTATCTCAAATTGTCACCAGTGTGGTACTCCTTGCGATGAGCATGTAAACTGTGCAAATGAAGCTTGCCACTTACTTTTTATACAATGTGAGGAATGTGCAAAGGCTAATGAAAACTGCTGCTCTACAGAGTGTGCAGAGATTAATGCACTGCCATACGAAGAGCAAAAGAAATTACGTTCTGGTAAAGGAAATAGTAATAAGATTTTTAAGAAAGGTAGATCAGAAAAGCTGGCTTTTAAGAAGTAA